The following are from one region of the Nocardioides marmotae genome:
- the rsfS gene encoding ribosome silencing factor, with protein MTATDHAIELVHAAARAASDKLAQQIVAFDVSEQLAITDAFVLASATNDRQVKAIVDEVEDKLREIGAKPIRREGERDGRWVLIDYGDVVVHVQHEEERAFYALERLWRDCPTIKLPADVTSHER; from the coding sequence ATGACCGCCACCGACCACGCCATCGAGCTCGTCCACGCCGCCGCCCGCGCGGCCAGCGACAAGCTCGCCCAACAGATCGTCGCCTTCGACGTCAGCGAGCAGCTGGCGATCACCGACGCCTTCGTCCTCGCCTCCGCCACCAACGACCGCCAGGTCAAGGCGATCGTCGACGAGGTCGAGGACAAGCTCCGCGAGATCGGCGCCAAGCCGATCCGCCGCGAGGGCGAGCGCGACGGACGCTGGGTGCTCATCGACTACGGCGACGTCGTCGTGCACGTCCAGCACGAGGAGGAGCGCGCCTTCTACGCCCTCGAGCGGCTCTGGCGCGACTGCCCCACGATCAAGCTCCCCGCCGACGTCACCTCGCACGAGCGCTGA
- a CDS encoding DinB family protein, translating into MTTYSGAEGFAGATFLQTSFQGATLRFSDVSGVTMRSVDVDGLDIDSHDLSFGSLLVNGVDVVPLVEAELDRRFPGRALQRSQTPEGLREGWAAVRAAWQETVAATPPDLVDAHVEDEWSLAQTLRHLVLATDAWLRGGIQRVEQPFHEIGQVFTGAEGMGFDMSVFRADPPTFEEVLAVRAERQGLVTDVLATVTPELLAEERADPWGGDWRPTVGDCLRVILEEEWAHLRYTRRDLDRLGLPV; encoded by the coding sequence ATGACGACGTACTCCGGCGCCGAGGGGTTCGCGGGCGCGACCTTCCTCCAGACGAGCTTCCAGGGCGCCACGCTGCGCTTCTCCGACGTCAGCGGCGTGACCATGCGCAGCGTCGACGTCGACGGGCTGGACATCGACAGCCACGACCTGTCCTTCGGCAGCCTGCTGGTGAACGGCGTCGACGTGGTGCCGCTGGTCGAGGCCGAGCTCGACCGCCGGTTCCCCGGCCGCGCGCTCCAGCGCTCGCAGACGCCCGAGGGCCTGCGCGAGGGCTGGGCGGCCGTCCGGGCCGCGTGGCAGGAGACCGTGGCGGCCACGCCGCCGGACCTGGTCGACGCCCACGTCGAGGACGAGTGGTCCCTGGCCCAGACGCTGCGGCACCTCGTGCTGGCGACCGACGCCTGGCTGCGCGGCGGGATCCAGCGCGTCGAGCAGCCCTTCCACGAGATCGGTCAGGTCTTCACCGGCGCGGAGGGGATGGGCTTCGACATGTCGGTCTTCCGCGCGGACCCGCCCACCTTCGAGGAGGTCCTCGCCGTGCGCGCCGAGCGGCAGGGGCTCGTGACCGACGTCCTCGCCACCGTGACACCCGAGCTGCTGGCCGAGGAACGCGCGGACCCCTGGGGCGGCGACTGGCGGCCCACCGTGGGTGACTGCCTCCGCGTGATCCTCGAGGAGGAGTGGGCGCACCTGCGCTACACCCGGCGCGACCTCGACCGGCTCGGCCTGCCCGTCTAA
- a CDS encoding Dps family protein translates to MTDLLQPDSTHVAKPAFTASEQLASHLQQLSVDLIELHLQGKQAHWNVVGLNFRDLHLQLDEVVDAAREFSDQVAERMRALYVVPDGRSAAVAEQTSLPAFPAGEVNTAECVDLITTAIYAVTGTARRIHDDVDAEDPTTADILHVIIERLEQLAWMIDAENRVANRSLPRSIHR, encoded by the coding sequence ATGACCGATCTCCTGCAGCCCGACAGCACCCACGTCGCCAAGCCTGCCTTCACCGCCTCCGAGCAGCTCGCCTCGCACCTGCAGCAGCTCAGCGTGGACCTCATCGAGCTCCACCTCCAGGGCAAGCAGGCGCACTGGAACGTCGTCGGCCTCAACTTCCGCGACCTCCACCTGCAGCTCGACGAGGTCGTCGACGCCGCGCGGGAGTTCTCCGACCAGGTCGCCGAGCGGATGCGCGCGCTGTACGTCGTCCCCGACGGCCGCTCCGCCGCCGTCGCCGAGCAGACCTCGCTCCCGGCGTTCCCCGCCGGCGAGGTCAACACCGCCGAGTGCGTCGACCTGATCACCACCGCGATCTACGCCGTCACCGGCACGGCCCGCCGCATCCACGACGACGTCGACGCCGAGGACCCCACGACGGCCGACATCCTGCACGTCATCATCGAGCGGCTCGAGCAGCTCGCCTGGATGATCGACGCCGAGAACCGCGTCGCCAACCGCAGCCTGCCGCGCTCCATCCACCGCTGA
- a CDS encoding histidine phosphatase family protein: MTSAESGPRRLVLLRHGQTAYNAEKRIQGQHDVELDATGHAQAAAAAPYVAAYRPTRLVTSDLARARQTAAYVAKETGLDAEHDPRLREAMLGVRETMTHAEYAAQAPAEFAAFLAGDWDVVPGGEGLAALRARMTDALRDALAATPAGETTVAVSHGGAIKVGVASLLGWPDEAARTLRALRNCHWLVLEQRPGAGAEPGLVVLAAYGLTPISSSERL; encoded by the coding sequence ATGACGAGCGCTGAGTCCGGGCCGCGGCGGCTGGTGCTGCTGCGGCACGGGCAGACGGCCTACAACGCCGAGAAGCGGATCCAGGGCCAGCACGACGTCGAGCTCGACGCGACCGGGCACGCGCAGGCGGCGGCCGCGGCGCCGTACGTCGCGGCGTACCGCCCGACCCGGCTGGTGACCTCCGACCTCGCGCGCGCCCGGCAGACCGCGGCGTACGTCGCGAAGGAGACCGGGCTGGACGCCGAGCACGACCCGCGGCTGCGCGAGGCGATGCTCGGTGTGCGGGAGACGATGACGCACGCGGAGTACGCCGCGCAGGCGCCGGCGGAGTTCGCGGCGTTCCTCGCCGGCGACTGGGACGTCGTGCCCGGCGGCGAGGGCCTGGCCGCCCTGCGCGCCCGGATGACCGACGCCCTGCGCGACGCGCTGGCCGCCACGCCGGCGGGGGAGACGACCGTCGCTGTCTCCCACGGCGGCGCGATCAAGGTCGGCGTCGCCTCCCTCCTCGGCTGGCCCGACGAGGCGGCGCGGACCCTGCGCGCGCTGCGCAACTGCCACTGGCTGGTCCTCGAGCAGCGCCCCGGCGCGGGCGCGGAGCCGGGCCTGGTGGTGCTGGCGGCCTACGGGCTGACCCCGATTTCGTCTTCGGAACGGCTTTGA
- the nadD gene encoding nicotinate-nucleotide adenylyltransferase gives MTERRRRVGVMGGTFDPIHHGHLVAAAEVQAWFDLDEVVFVPAGDPWQKSDRVVSPAEHRYLMTVIATASNPRFTVSRVDIDRQGPTYTIDTLRDLREAMPDAELYFITGADALADIFTWRNAEELFALAQFVGCTRPGYTMDEATLASIPADRVTMVEIPALAISSTDCRARTRRGEPVWYLVPDGVVQYIAKHDLYPPDVPAPVPADTTLGDS, from the coding sequence ATGACCGAGCGCCGGCGCCGTGTCGGCGTGATGGGCGGGACCTTCGACCCCATCCACCACGGCCACCTCGTGGCGGCGGCGGAGGTCCAGGCCTGGTTCGACCTCGACGAGGTCGTCTTCGTCCCGGCCGGGGACCCCTGGCAGAAGTCCGACCGGGTGGTCTCACCTGCCGAGCACCGCTACCTGATGACGGTCATCGCGACCGCCTCCAACCCGCGGTTCACCGTCTCCCGCGTCGACATCGACCGGCAGGGCCCGACGTACACGATCGACACCCTGCGCGACCTGCGCGAGGCGATGCCGGACGCGGAGCTGTACTTCATCACCGGCGCCGACGCGTTGGCCGACATCTTCACCTGGCGCAACGCCGAGGAGCTCTTCGCGCTCGCGCAGTTCGTCGGCTGCACGCGCCCGGGCTACACCATGGACGAGGCCACGCTGGCCTCGATCCCCGCGGACCGGGTCACCATGGTGGAGATCCCGGCCCTGGCGATCAGCTCGACCGACTGCCGCGCACGCACCCGTCGCGGCGAGCCCGTCTGGTACCTCGTGCCCGACGGCGTCGTGCAGTACATCGCCAAGCACGACCTCTACCCACCGGACGTCCCGGCCCCCGTGCCGGCGGACACCACCCTCGGAGACTCATGA
- a CDS encoding dolichyl-phosphate-mannose--protein mannosyltransferase, translated as MRTPPVLAARREDPVVSWTAAIGVALLALVLRLWNLGEPRQFQFDETYYAKDAWSLANHGYVREYVEGADEKILDGTTDGLWQSDPSMIVHPEVGKWLIALGERIFGMDPFGWRFASAVVGALMVLVMVRLVRRMTRSTMLGVVAGLLLMFDGLHFVLSRLALLDIFLAFFTLCAVSCVVADRDWYRARLAALAPEPVTSGWGPVRGLLWRPWLLGAGVFFGLAVGTKWTAAYPLAAFGLLVWAWSAGARRAHGVRRPVLRSALVDGVPAFAWMVLVALVVYVASWTGWLVHADEYEKSLSSTQYTQFEAERPCDEDGNEANDDDSGARWPTATEPDASGPGEVAQSLRSLWSYHQDLFTFHTHYLNCSEHDYASKPAGWLLMNRPVGVAADVDIQPGTRGCEAPEGSDCLRQVLLIGTPVLWWGGVLALLVAVTTWIGARDWRAGVAVVGTASTWLPWLQYDDRPIFLFYISLALPFVVLAIVLAMGRLIGPSRVPTTRRTVGVVVSGSFLVLVMLNFAWFWPIFTNGLLTHGDWLDRIWFQRWI; from the coding sequence GTGCGCACCCCACCGGTCCTCGCGGCCCGCCGCGAGGACCCGGTCGTCTCCTGGACCGCGGCCATCGGGGTCGCGCTGCTCGCCCTCGTGCTGCGGCTGTGGAACCTCGGCGAGCCCCGCCAGTTCCAGTTCGACGAGACCTACTACGCCAAGGACGCCTGGTCGCTGGCCAACCACGGCTACGTCCGGGAGTACGTCGAGGGCGCCGACGAGAAGATCCTGGACGGCACCACCGACGGCCTGTGGCAGTCCGACCCCTCGATGATCGTCCACCCCGAGGTGGGCAAGTGGCTGATCGCGCTGGGGGAGCGGATCTTCGGGATGGACCCGTTCGGCTGGCGGTTCGCCTCGGCGGTCGTCGGCGCGCTGATGGTGCTCGTCATGGTCCGGCTGGTGCGCCGGATGACCCGCTCCACGATGCTCGGCGTCGTCGCCGGCCTGCTGCTGATGTTCGACGGGCTGCACTTCGTGCTCTCCCGGCTGGCGCTGCTCGACATCTTCCTCGCCTTCTTCACCCTCTGCGCCGTCTCGTGCGTCGTGGCCGACCGCGACTGGTACCGCGCCCGGCTCGCCGCGCTGGCCCCCGAGCCGGTCACCTCCGGCTGGGGCCCGGTGCGCGGGCTGCTGTGGCGGCCCTGGCTGCTCGGGGCCGGGGTGTTCTTCGGGCTCGCGGTCGGCACCAAGTGGACCGCGGCGTACCCCCTGGCCGCCTTCGGCCTGCTCGTGTGGGCCTGGAGCGCCGGCGCCCGCCGTGCCCACGGCGTCCGCCGCCCGGTGCTGCGCTCGGCGCTGGTCGACGGCGTGCCGGCGTTCGCCTGGATGGTGCTCGTCGCGCTGGTCGTCTACGTCGCCTCGTGGACCGGCTGGCTGGTGCACGCCGACGAGTACGAGAAGAGCCTCTCCTCGACCCAGTACACCCAGTTCGAGGCCGAGCGGCCCTGCGACGAGGACGGCAACGAGGCCAACGACGACGACTCCGGGGCGCGCTGGCCGACCGCGACCGAGCCCGACGCGTCGGGCCCCGGCGAGGTGGCGCAGTCCCTGCGGTCGCTGTGGAGCTACCACCAGGACCTGTTCACCTTCCACACCCACTACCTCAACTGCAGCGAGCACGACTACGCCTCCAAGCCCGCGGGCTGGCTGCTGATGAACCGCCCCGTCGGGGTCGCCGCCGACGTCGACATCCAGCCCGGCACGCGCGGGTGCGAGGCCCCCGAGGGCAGCGACTGCCTGCGCCAGGTGCTCCTCATCGGCACCCCGGTGCTGTGGTGGGGCGGCGTGCTGGCGCTCCTGGTCGCCGTCACGACGTGGATCGGCGCGCGGGACTGGCGCGCGGGCGTCGCCGTGGTCGGCACCGCCTCGACCTGGCTGCCCTGGCTCCAGTACGACGACCGGCCGATCTTCTTGTTCTACATCTCCCTCGCGCTGCCGTTCGTGGTGCTGGCGATCGTGCTGGCGATGGGCAGGCTGATCGGGCCCTCCCGGGTCCCGACGACCCGCCGCACCGTCGGGGTGGTCGTCTCCGGGTCGTTCCTGGTGCTGGTGATGTTGAACTTCGCCTGGTTCTGGCCGATCTTCACCAACGGCCTGCTCACCCACGGGGACTGGCTGGACCGGATCTGGTTCCAGCGCTGGATCTGA
- a CDS encoding flavin-containing monooxygenase: protein MAEQQGPRVVIIGAGFGGLGAARALREQGITDITVLERSSDVGGVWRDNTYPGAACDVPSPLYSWSWAQNPRWSRRYGTQPEILDYLRSAARDEGLLDLVRLDQEVTTAAYDEASATWRVETAAGETFEAEVLVSAVGQLSNPALPKVPGHFDGPAFHSAQWRHDVDLDGKRVAVVGTGASAVQFVPGIVDRVGSITVFQRSAPYVLPKPDQQYKAHHHRLFERFPAALRAERRAVFWLTERFNGALAGDSPITKPLMAAIGATWRAHLRARVKDPALRRKLVPDYPLGCKRVLFSNHWYPALAREHVEVVPDEVTGLEANGVRTADGRLHEADVLIWGTGFAATEFLFPMKVTGRGGVDLHRYWADGARAHLGMTVPGFPNLFCIYGPNTNLGGSSIIGMMEGQAGYIAQVVRRLADRGLRTVEPTAEAADAYDREMQSRLATSAWAGCNSWYVDGPRITTNWPGLVAEYQARTATVDWDELEMA, encoded by the coding sequence ATGGCTGAGCAGCAGGGACCACGCGTGGTGATCATCGGCGCCGGGTTCGGCGGACTGGGGGCGGCCCGCGCGCTGCGCGAGCAGGGCATCACCGACATCACGGTGCTCGAGCGCTCGAGCGACGTCGGCGGGGTGTGGCGCGACAACACCTACCCGGGTGCGGCGTGCGACGTGCCCTCGCCGCTCTACTCCTGGTCGTGGGCGCAGAACCCGCGCTGGAGCCGCCGCTACGGCACCCAGCCGGAGATCCTGGACTACCTCCGCTCGGCCGCCCGGGACGAGGGCCTCCTCGACCTGGTGCGCCTGGACCAGGAGGTCACCACGGCGGCGTACGACGAGGCGAGCGCGACCTGGCGCGTGGAGACCGCCGCGGGCGAGACCTTCGAGGCCGAGGTGCTGGTCTCCGCGGTCGGCCAGCTCTCGAACCCCGCCCTGCCGAAGGTGCCCGGCCACTTCGACGGCCCGGCCTTCCACTCTGCGCAGTGGCGCCACGACGTGGACCTCGACGGCAAGCGGGTCGCGGTCGTCGGCACCGGGGCGAGCGCGGTGCAGTTCGTGCCGGGCATCGTGGACCGGGTCGGCTCGATCACGGTCTTCCAGCGCTCGGCGCCCTACGTGCTGCCCAAGCCCGACCAGCAGTACAAGGCGCACCACCACCGGCTCTTCGAGCGGTTCCCCGCGGCCCTGCGCGCCGAGCGGCGCGCGGTCTTCTGGCTGACCGAGCGCTTCAACGGCGCCCTGGCCGGCGACTCCCCCATCACCAAGCCGCTGATGGCGGCGATCGGGGCGACGTGGCGGGCGCACCTGCGCGCGCGGGTCAAGGACCCGGCGCTGCGCCGCAAGCTCGTGCCGGACTACCCGCTGGGCTGCAAGCGGGTGCTCTTCAGCAACCACTGGTACCCCGCGCTGGCCCGCGAGCACGTCGAGGTCGTCCCCGACGAGGTGACCGGCCTGGAGGCGAACGGCGTGCGGACCGCCGACGGCCGCCTGCACGAGGCCGACGTGCTCATCTGGGGCACCGGCTTCGCGGCCACCGAGTTCCTCTTCCCCATGAAGGTGACCGGCCGCGGCGGCGTGGACCTGCACCGCTACTGGGCCGACGGCGCGCGCGCCCACCTCGGCATGACGGTCCCCGGGTTCCCCAACCTGTTCTGCATCTACGGCCCCAACACCAACCTGGGCGGCAGCTCGATCATCGGGATGATGGAGGGCCAGGCCGGCTACATCGCCCAGGTCGTCCGCCGCCTGGCCGACCGCGGGCTGCGCACCGTCGAGCCGACCGCCGAGGCCGCCGACGCCTACGACCGCGAGATGCAGTCGCGACTGGCGACCAGCGCCTGGGCCGGCTGCAACAGCTGGTACGTCGACGGCCCCCGGATCACCACCAACTGGCCGGGCCTGGTCGCGGAGTACCAGGCCCGCACCGCCACCGTCGACTGGGACGAGCTCGAGATGGCCTGA
- a CDS encoding aminotransferase class IV, producing MSGPDRHTLDGVEVDAVPPAFALQGYGVYTTFVAVDGSVLDWPRHLDRLTRGTRELWGHELDRAEVGRLVREHLRARPGAASVRVTAYPARLDLHDPAAAAGCRVLVCSGPAAWPPAPTPGLAVRSVEHARELAHLKATHLLTQVRLRREAQLAGYDDALLTTGLTTGPTSGARVLEGVTWSVLVWRGEEVATPDGGDLLDSVTVAALLEVATGLGRRPVRRPVRLAELVEADLVLAVNVHHPARPVVRLDEHELAVDQDLLAAVADGFGALPRDLV from the coding sequence GTGAGCGGCCCCGACCGGCACACCCTCGACGGCGTCGAGGTCGACGCGGTCCCGCCCGCCTTCGCGCTCCAGGGGTACGGCGTCTACACGACGTTCGTCGCCGTCGACGGGTCCGTCCTCGACTGGCCGCGGCACCTGGACCGGCTCACGCGCGGCACCCGCGAGCTGTGGGGCCACGAGCTGGACCGCGCCGAGGTCGGCCGGCTCGTCCGCGAGCACCTGCGGGCGCGGCCGGGCGCGGCGTCGGTGCGGGTGACGGCGTACCCCGCCCGGCTCGACCTGCACGACCCCGCCGCCGCCGCCGGCTGCCGCGTCCTGGTCTGCTCCGGCCCGGCCGCCTGGCCGCCCGCGCCGACGCCGGGCCTCGCCGTCCGCTCGGTCGAGCACGCCCGCGAGCTGGCGCACCTCAAGGCCACCCACCTGCTCACCCAGGTCCGGCTGCGCCGCGAGGCCCAGCTCGCCGGGTACGACGACGCGCTGCTCACCACCGGGCTCACCACGGGGCCCACCAGCGGGGCCCGGGTGCTGGAGGGGGTGACCTGGTCGGTGCTGGTGTGGCGCGGCGAGGAGGTGGCCACCCCGGACGGGGGCGACCTGCTCGACTCGGTCACCGTGGCGGCGCTGCTCGAGGTCGCGACCGGCCTCGGCCGGCGCCCGGTGCGCCGCCCGGTCCGCCTCGCCGAGCTGGTCGAGGCCGACCTCGTGCTCGCGGTCAACGTCCACCACCCGGCACGCCCGGTCGTGCGTCTCGACGAGCACGAGCTGGCGGTCGACCAGGACCTGCTCGCCGCGGTCGCGGACGGCTTCGGCGCGTTGCCGCGGGACCTCGTCTGA
- the murD gene encoding UDP-N-acetylmuramoyl-L-alanine--D-glutamate ligase, with translation MRYDELAGRAVVVWGAGREGRAALAELTARGLAPTVALTGVDDVPADLREVAVAGPAAMERLAAADVVVKSPGVPHTAPEFLRLRELGVPVTSLTDLWLCENADRVVAVTGTKGKSTTAGLVHHLLQATGVPAALVGNGGTPVTADDRSAGVAVAEVSSYQAADLTCSPRVAVVTSLYPEHLPWHGGYEQYVADKLNLVAHGPEVVVVPDVAGDLATLVATRATPGTRLVAPATLGLVVDETGLDWAGVGHVPAADLPVRGRHNLVNLALAVAAVDVSGLLPAGSRPALLAATRTFAPLAHRLEELTGADGRTWVDDSLATAPEAVVAALETYPAAHVTLLAGGADRGLSFAPLLSYLAARDPAAPVDVVAVGPAGARLAADLPTARLAPDFATALAWARADTDAAVVLLSPGAPSFDEFASYEERSAAFRAAAARPADSPAR, from the coding sequence GTGCGGTATGACGAGCTCGCCGGCCGCGCCGTCGTGGTGTGGGGAGCGGGCCGGGAGGGACGCGCCGCGCTGGCCGAGCTGACCGCCCGCGGCCTGGCGCCGACCGTCGCGCTCACCGGCGTCGACGACGTGCCGGCCGACCTGCGCGAGGTCGCGGTCGCCGGCCCGGCGGCGATGGAGCGCCTCGCCGCGGCCGACGTGGTCGTGAAGTCGCCCGGCGTGCCGCACACCGCCCCGGAGTTCCTCCGGCTCCGCGAGCTCGGCGTGCCGGTGACGTCCCTGACCGACCTGTGGCTCTGCGAGAACGCCGACCGGGTGGTCGCGGTGACCGGCACCAAGGGCAAGAGCACCACCGCGGGGCTCGTCCACCACCTGCTGCAGGCCACCGGCGTGCCGGCGGCGCTCGTCGGCAACGGTGGCACCCCGGTGACCGCCGACGACCGCTCCGCCGGGGTGGCCGTCGCGGAGGTCTCCAGCTACCAGGCCGCCGACCTGACCTGCTCCCCGCGCGTCGCGGTGGTCACCTCGCTCTACCCCGAGCACCTGCCCTGGCACGGCGGCTACGAGCAGTACGTCGCCGACAAGCTCAACCTGGTCGCGCACGGCCCCGAGGTGGTCGTCGTGCCGGACGTCGCCGGGGACCTGGCCACCCTGGTGGCGACCCGGGCGACGCCGGGCACCCGGCTGGTCGCCCCGGCCACCCTCGGGCTGGTCGTGGACGAGACCGGCCTGGACTGGGCCGGCGTCGGCCACGTGCCCGCCGCGGACCTGCCGGTGCGCGGCCGGCACAACCTGGTCAACCTGGCGCTCGCCGTCGCGGCGGTCGACGTCTCGGGCCTCCTCCCCGCGGGCAGCCGCCCGGCGCTGCTCGCCGCGACGCGCACCTTCGCCCCGCTGGCGCACCGGCTCGAGGAGCTCACGGGCGCCGACGGCCGCACCTGGGTCGACGACAGCCTGGCCACCGCGCCGGAGGCCGTCGTCGCCGCGCTCGAGACCTACCCCGCCGCGCACGTCACGCTGCTGGCCGGCGGCGCCGACCGCGGGCTGTCCTTCGCCCCGCTGCTGTCCTACCTCGCCGCGCGCGACCCCGCCGCCCCGGTCGACGTGGTCGCCGTCGGGCCCGCCGGCGCCCGGCTCGCCGCCGACCTGCCCACCGCCCGGCTCGCCCCCGACTTCGCCACCGCCCTCGCCTGGGCCCGCGCGGACACCGACGCCGCGGTCGTCCTGCTCTCCCCGGGCGCGCCGAGCTTCGATGAGTTCGCCTCCTACGAGGAGCGCTCCGCCGCCTTCCGCGCCGCGGCCGCCCGCCCGGCCGACAGCCCGGCGCGGTGA
- a CDS encoding acyl-CoA synthetase: MSQQFNLSTVFATVAATVPDQEVLVWRDRRLTYRDLERRVDGLAHFLVEQGLGCHVERSGLAGHESGQDHVGLYLRNGNEYLEGMLASYRARTAAVNVNYRYVEEELAYLLTDAAATALVYHAEFAPRVAAIRDRLPHLRVLVQVADDSGHDLLPGAVDYESVLGTPEPAAGMPEPSPDDLFVLYTGGTTGMPKGVLWRQDDIYVTSMGGTPFGTTEPHASYDSIAEAARTAGGGMTLLMALPFMHGAAQWSTFHTLTSGGRIVLPHHVDHLDAADVLTTAIREGAVSIPVVGDAVVRPLIDEIERGDYDLSGIAAINNGSAPLTPAVRDRFLELAPHMVVMDAAGSSETGLQMSSMSLKGMEADAATFAPVPATTVVDDLLTRVLQPGEGGGWLAQRGRVPLGYLGDAAKTARTFPIIDGERFSIPGDRADLLEDGRIRLLGRDGVTINSGGEKIFVEEVERALAHHPAVRDVVVVGRPSERWGSEPVAVVQLEEGATATDEDLLTECARHVARYKVPRAVIRVGVVERSPSGKADYRWAKQRAVAPEGAPA; this comes from the coding sequence ATGAGCCAGCAGTTCAACCTCTCCACGGTCTTCGCGACGGTGGCCGCCACGGTCCCCGACCAGGAGGTGCTGGTCTGGCGGGACCGGCGGCTGACCTACCGCGACCTCGAGCGCCGGGTCGACGGGCTCGCGCACTTCCTCGTCGAGCAGGGCCTCGGGTGCCACGTCGAGCGGTCCGGGCTGGCCGGCCACGAGTCGGGCCAGGACCACGTCGGGCTCTACCTGCGCAACGGCAACGAGTACCTCGAGGGGATGCTCGCCAGCTACCGCGCCCGCACCGCCGCGGTGAACGTCAACTACCGCTACGTCGAGGAGGAGCTCGCCTACCTGCTCACCGACGCCGCGGCGACCGCGCTGGTCTACCACGCCGAGTTCGCGCCGCGGGTCGCCGCGATCCGCGACCGGCTGCCGCACCTGCGGGTGCTGGTCCAGGTTGCCGACGACTCCGGCCACGACCTGCTGCCCGGCGCGGTGGACTACGAGTCCGTCCTCGGCACGCCCGAGCCGGCCGCCGGGATGCCCGAGCCGTCCCCCGACGACCTGTTCGTGCTCTACACCGGCGGCACGACCGGGATGCCCAAGGGCGTGCTGTGGCGCCAGGACGACATCTACGTCACCTCGATGGGCGGTACGCCGTTCGGCACGACCGAGCCGCATGCGTCCTACGACTCGATCGCCGAGGCGGCCCGCACTGCCGGCGGCGGGATGACCCTGCTGATGGCGCTGCCGTTCATGCACGGCGCCGCCCAGTGGTCGACGTTCCACACCCTGACCAGCGGCGGCCGGATCGTGCTGCCCCACCACGTCGACCACCTCGACGCCGCCGACGTGCTGACCACTGCGATCCGTGAGGGGGCGGTCAGCATTCCCGTCGTCGGCGACGCCGTGGTGCGCCCGCTGATCGACGAGATCGAGCGCGGCGACTACGACCTGTCCGGCATCGCCGCGATCAACAACGGCAGCGCGCCGCTGACCCCCGCGGTGCGCGACCGCTTCCTCGAGCTCGCGCCGCACATGGTCGTCATGGACGCCGCCGGCTCCTCCGAGACCGGGCTGCAGATGAGCTCGATGTCGCTGAAGGGGATGGAGGCCGACGCCGCGACGTTCGCGCCGGTGCCGGCGACGACCGTGGTCGACGACCTGCTCACCCGCGTCCTGCAGCCGGGGGAGGGCGGGGGCTGGCTGGCCCAGCGCGGGCGGGTGCCCCTGGGCTACCTCGGCGACGCGGCGAAGACCGCCCGGACCTTCCCGATCATCGACGGCGAGCGGTTCTCGATCCCCGGCGACCGCGCGGACCTGCTCGAGGACGGCCGGATCCGGCTGCTCGGGCGCGACGGGGTCACCATCAACTCCGGCGGGGAGAAGATCTTCGTCGAGGAGGTCGAGCGCGCGCTCGCCCACCACCCCGCCGTCCGCGACGTCGTGGTGGTCGGCCGGCCCTCCGAGCGCTGGGGGAGCGAGCCGGTCGCCGTCGTCCAGCTCGAGGAGGGGGCGACCGCGACCGACGAGGACCTGCTCACCGAGTGCGCCCGGCACGTCGCGCGCTACAAGGTCCCGCGCGCGGTGATCCGGGTCGGGGTGGTCGAGCGCTCGCCGTCGGGCAAGGCCGACTACCGCTGGGCCAAGCAGCGGGCCGTCGCGCCGGAGGGGGCGCCCGCTTAG